One Pseudomonadota bacterium DNA window includes the following coding sequences:
- the cas6 gene encoding CRISPR system precrRNA processing endoribonuclease RAMP protein Cas6 yields the protein MQYGKYGFKCCFESDAILPPYKGSTFRGIFGHALKKVVCALKRQECEDCLLKERCIYTLVFETKHAVKVPDGLRISTPPNPFVIEPPISNETMYKKGSSFDFNLLLFGNVNNSLAYFIYAFDQIGNTGIGKRIGENRGVFCLKEVKDNNGIIYSDKDRSLVKSEEAEELILKDHAGNDGSVFRIKLVLETPLRLKFENHLKADLPFHVLVRAMLRRISSLYTFYDNGEPPLDYRGLVERAKNIRIVEEDLSWFDWKRYSNRQDQKMLMGGIAGSITYEGRIAEYLHLIEFCEKVHIGKQTTFGLGKIGIEI from the coding sequence ATGCAATACGGAAAATACGGTTTTAAATGCTGTTTTGAAAGCGATGCAATACTACCTCCATATAAAGGCTCAACATTTCGGGGAATTTTCGGACATGCCTTAAAAAAGGTGGTTTGTGCGTTAAAAAGACAGGAGTGCGAAGATTGTCTTTTAAAAGAACGCTGTATATACACTCTTGTTTTTGAGACAAAGCATGCAGTAAAAGTTCCGGACGGACTGAGGATTTCCACGCCTCCCAATCCTTTTGTGATAGAACCTCCCATATCAAATGAAACCATGTATAAAAAAGGCTCGTCATTTGATTTTAATCTTCTGTTATTTGGAAATGTAAACAACAGCCTCGCCTATTTTATTTATGCTTTTGATCAGATAGGAAATACCGGCATCGGAAAAAGAATCGGGGAGAACAGAGGTGTTTTTTGTCTTAAAGAAGTAAAAGACAATAACGGCATAATCTATTCGGATAAAGACCGCTCACTTGTTAAATCCGAAGAAGCGGAAGAATTAATATTAAAGGATCATGCCGGAAATGATGGTTCAGTTTTTCGTATAAAACTTGTTCTTGAAACACCGCTAAGATTAAAATTTGAAAATCATCTCAAAGCCGACCTTCCCTTCCATGTTCTTGTACGCGCCATGTTAAGAAGAATTTCTTCTCTTTATACTTTTTATGATAACGGTGAACCTCCTCTTGACTATCGCGGTCTTGTTGAAAGAGCAAAAAATATCCGGATTGTAGAAGAAGATCTTTCATGGTTCGACTGGAAGCGTTACTCCAATCGGCAGGATCAGAAAATGCTCATGGGAGGAATCGCAGGTTCAATCACATATGAAGGCAGGATTGCAGAATATCTGCATCTAATTGAATTTTGTGAGAAAGTGCATATAGGCAAACAAACCACGTTCGGGCTTGGAAAGATAGGAATTGAAATTTAG